In Hamadaea flava, a genomic segment contains:
- a CDS encoding SulP family inorganic anion transporter, whose protein sequence is MNLRLGRPRWADAAAGLVTGLFSIPEGMAYASIAGFNPIAGLFAGVVPAIVGSLTARTVLMVTTLTSAVALTANSVFTNAKLDFTTGNIAALAVLTGVVMLLLGVLRLGVVLNFVSHAVMTGFSIGIAVQIIVGVLKDATGYQPQGGNKLVQLGNSLAHIGSWQGAAVAVSAGTVVVWAVAHAVRRLRTVALLAAMVVVSAVVAILGTHVELVSDIADIPSALPKLTLPDWGSMPALAGGSVAIALVALAQAASIGPTVPNPDRSRTDTNSDFISQGLANVAGGLFQSLPVGGSLSRTGVSVSAGAQTRWSGIFSGVWLALIVLAFAPLAEHIPMPVIGGLIMVVGAEIIYGRRRDVALVWRTSKLSTAAMAVTFLATTGLPLQQAIILGAVLSLLLYCVQAARQARLVALVRQPDGKWQTAEVPAQLPSHEVTVLHYGGVSLFAELPRIDQQWPDVASARSPVLVLSMREVADIPSATMMTVLDRHAKDLREVGGRLLLAGVSPVLARTLRETRFAETLGPDSIFAADNTVFHALEEAVDAGTRWLATTRSG, encoded by the coding sequence GTGAACCTGCGCCTGGGCCGGCCACGCTGGGCGGACGCGGCCGCGGGACTGGTGACCGGGCTGTTCAGCATCCCCGAGGGCATGGCCTACGCGTCCATCGCGGGCTTCAACCCCATCGCCGGGCTGTTCGCCGGAGTGGTGCCGGCGATCGTCGGCTCGCTGACGGCGCGCACGGTCCTCATGGTGACCACGCTGACCAGTGCGGTCGCGCTGACCGCCAACAGCGTGTTCACGAACGCGAAGCTCGACTTCACCACCGGCAACATCGCCGCGTTGGCCGTGCTGACCGGCGTGGTGATGCTGCTGCTGGGCGTACTGCGACTGGGTGTGGTTCTCAACTTCGTCTCGCACGCGGTGATGACCGGCTTCTCCATCGGCATCGCGGTGCAGATCATCGTCGGCGTCCTGAAGGACGCCACCGGCTACCAGCCCCAGGGCGGCAACAAGCTGGTCCAGTTGGGGAATTCACTCGCGCACATCGGTTCCTGGCAGGGCGCGGCCGTCGCGGTCAGCGCCGGCACCGTCGTGGTCTGGGCCGTGGCTCATGCGGTACGCCGTCTGCGGACCGTTGCCCTCCTCGCCGCGATGGTGGTGGTGAGTGCGGTGGTGGCGATTCTCGGCACCCATGTCGAGCTGGTGTCCGACATCGCGGACATCCCGTCGGCGTTGCCGAAGCTCACGCTGCCGGACTGGGGCAGCATGCCCGCGTTGGCCGGGGGATCGGTCGCGATCGCCCTGGTCGCGTTGGCTCAGGCGGCCAGCATCGGGCCGACCGTGCCGAACCCCGACCGGTCGCGTACCGACACCAACAGCGACTTCATCAGTCAGGGCCTGGCCAATGTCGCGGGTGGACTGTTCCAGTCGCTGCCGGTCGGCGGTTCGCTGTCCCGGACCGGGGTGTCGGTCTCGGCCGGTGCGCAGACCCGCTGGTCCGGGATCTTCTCCGGGGTGTGGCTGGCGTTGATCGTGCTCGCCTTCGCACCGTTGGCGGAGCACATCCCGATGCCCGTCATAGGCGGGCTCATCATGGTCGTCGGCGCGGAGATCATCTACGGCCGCCGGCGCGACGTGGCGCTGGTGTGGCGTACGTCGAAGCTGTCCACCGCCGCGATGGCCGTCACCTTCCTCGCGACCACCGGCCTGCCGTTGCAGCAGGCCATCATCCTCGGCGCGGTGCTGTCCCTGCTGCTGTACTGCGTGCAGGCCGCCCGCCAGGCCCGGCTGGTGGCCCTGGTCCGGCAGCCCGACGGGAAGTGGCAGACCGCCGAGGTGCCCGCACAGCTGCCCAGTCACGAGGTCACCGTGCTGCACTACGGCGGCGTCAGCCTCTTCGCCGAACTGCCCCGGATCGACCAGCAGTGGCCGGACGTCGCCTCCGCGCGATCCCCGGTGCTGGTCCTGTCCATGCGGGAGGTCGCGGACATCCCGTCGGCCACGATGATGACGGTGCTCGACCGGCATGCCAAGGACCTGCGCGAGGTCGGCGGACGGCTCCTGCTCGCCGGGGTCAGCCCGGTCCTGGCGCGTACGCTGCGGGAGACGCGGTTCGCCGAGACCCTCGGCCCTGACAGCATCTTCGCCGCCGACAACACCGTCTTCCACGCGCTGGAGGAAGCTGTGGACGCCGGCACCCGATGGCTGGCCACCACCCGATCGGGGTAG
- a CDS encoding FAD-dependent oxidoreductase, translated as MKVLICGAGIAGLATAYWLHRHGWEPTVVERAPALRDGGYKVDIRGTAVDVVERMGLRDAIRDRATAIRTATQYDERGRAVAVLDAELFGGRHSGDLEIMRGDLTQLLYEQTRHRLEHVFGTHVVAAEQDDAQVRVAFASGEERAFDFVVGADGVHSGARRLCFGDTVPHSLGHHIAIYTVPNHLGLDRQEAVHLAPGRTVNVYSTGGPSAKALFLFAAPESDADPRTFLADSVAGMGWEVPRLIGYAADAPDFYLDTLAQVRLDSWSKGRIALVGDAAFCPSPASGQGTSLALVGAYALAGELAANPAGGFAAYEAQLRDFVVKNQALAAGNLRGMVVGSAFGVWAQTRMMKVLPHLPGHRAIIGRVADTIHEAATSVTLKDY; from the coding sequence ATGAAGGTGTTGATCTGTGGAGCGGGGATCGCCGGTCTGGCCACGGCGTACTGGTTGCACCGACACGGGTGGGAGCCGACGGTCGTCGAGCGGGCTCCGGCACTCCGGGACGGCGGCTACAAGGTCGATATCCGCGGGACCGCCGTGGACGTCGTCGAGCGCATGGGACTCCGGGACGCGATTCGCGACCGGGCCACCGCGATTCGAACCGCGACGCAATATGACGAACGTGGCCGAGCCGTCGCGGTGCTCGACGCGGAGCTGTTCGGCGGGCGGCACTCGGGCGACCTGGAGATCATGCGCGGCGACCTGACGCAGCTGCTGTACGAGCAGACCCGGCATCGGCTGGAGCACGTGTTCGGCACCCACGTCGTGGCCGCCGAACAGGACGACGCCCAGGTCCGCGTGGCTTTCGCGTCCGGCGAGGAGCGGGCTTTCGACTTCGTGGTCGGCGCGGACGGCGTGCACTCCGGCGCTCGGCGACTGTGTTTCGGGGACACCGTCCCGCACAGCCTCGGCCATCACATCGCCATCTACACCGTGCCGAATCACCTCGGCCTGGACCGGCAGGAGGCGGTGCACCTGGCTCCCGGCCGCACGGTCAACGTCTACAGCACCGGCGGACCGTCGGCCAAAGCGCTGTTCCTCTTCGCCGCCCCGGAATCCGACGCCGACCCCAGGACGTTCCTGGCCGACTCGGTGGCGGGGATGGGCTGGGAGGTGCCCCGCCTGATCGGGTACGCCGCCGATGCGCCCGACTTCTATCTCGACACCCTCGCGCAGGTCCGGCTGGATTCGTGGTCGAAGGGCCGGATCGCGCTCGTCGGCGACGCGGCCTTCTGCCCATCGCCCGCCTCCGGCCAGGGCACCAGCCTCGCCCTCGTCGGGGCGTACGCCCTGGCCGGTGAACTGGCCGCGAATCCGGCCGGCGGTTTCGCGGCCTATGAGGCGCAGCTGCGCGACTTCGTCGTCAAGAATCAGGCGCTGGCCGCCGGGAACCTCCGGGGCATGGTCGTGGGATCGGCGTTCGGCGTCTGGGCGCAGACCCGGATGATGAAGGTGCTGCCGCACCTGCCCGGCCATCGGGCGATCATCGGCCGGGTCGCCGACACCATCCACGAGGCGGCGACCTCCGTCACGCTCAAAGACTACTGA
- a CDS encoding TspO/MBR family protein produces MTPTPALPATDRSHGPRRWWALAAFLAAVTLTAAVGVLGVSGTADEYATLDQPSWAPPSWLFGPVWTLLYALIAIAGWLVVTTVAFLRVRRNAGLLLVPYLAWVTFAAALNYTIRQLNT; encoded by the coding sequence ATGACCCCTACTCCGGCCCTCCCGGCCACCGACCGGAGCCACGGACCCCGCCGGTGGTGGGCTTTGGCCGCGTTCCTCGCCGCTGTGACGCTCACCGCGGCCGTCGGAGTCCTCGGTGTCTCCGGCACCGCCGACGAGTACGCCACCCTCGACCAGCCGTCGTGGGCTCCGCCGTCGTGGCTGTTCGGTCCGGTATGGACGTTGCTGTACGCGCTCATCGCGATCGCGGGCTGGCTGGTCGTCACGACCGTCGCCTTCCTGCGCGTACGCCGCAACGCCGGGCTCCTTCTCGTCCCCTACCTGGCGTGGGTCACCTTCGCGGCTGCACTGAACTACACGATCCGGCAGCTGAACACCTGA
- a CDS encoding ATP-binding protein, with amino-acid sequence MSELTARFDLPLGLRAPAAARTLVRDMLMAWDLPDIGWLDDAELLVSEIVSNAVCHGGGCIELSVQSHEQGVTIKAADGSSVVPRRRAAGESGGFGLQIIEAVSEGWGVEEYQGGKRVWVRLRPCPAVAAF; translated from the coding sequence TTGAGTGAATTGACCGCGAGATTCGACCTGCCGCTGGGCCTGCGCGCACCGGCGGCGGCCCGCACGTTGGTGCGAGACATGCTGATGGCCTGGGACCTTCCGGACATCGGCTGGCTCGACGACGCCGAACTGCTGGTCAGTGAGATCGTCAGCAACGCCGTCTGCCACGGCGGCGGTTGCATCGAGCTGAGTGTGCAGTCGCATGAGCAAGGTGTCACGATCAAGGCGGCTGACGGATCATCGGTGGTGCCCCGGCGACGGGCGGCCGGCGAGAGCGGCGGCTTCGGCCTGCAGATCATCGAAGCCGTCTCGGAAGGGTGGGGCGTGGAAGAGTACCAAGGCGGCAAGCGGGTCTGGGTGCGGCTGCGCCCCTGCCCGGCGGTCGCGGCGTTCTGA
- a CDS encoding STAS domain-containing protein, translating to MLTITDRWEGPVAYLVLAGELDLLTGVDLLAATEKVSEATEIIVDCHELRFCDSSGIGTLLQARESARAAGADLRLTGVTGLVHRVLLVTGVLTELTGEGPISDQPPR from the coding sequence ATGCTGACGATCACCGATCGATGGGAGGGCCCGGTCGCGTATCTCGTGCTGGCGGGCGAACTCGATCTGCTGACCGGCGTCGACCTGCTCGCGGCAACCGAGAAGGTCAGTGAGGCGACCGAGATCATCGTCGACTGTCACGAGCTGCGGTTCTGTGACTCCTCCGGGATCGGCACCCTGCTCCAGGCGCGGGAGTCGGCCCGAGCCGCAGGCGCCGACCTGCGGCTGACCGGAGTCACCGGCCTGGTGCACCGGGTCCTCCTGGTCACCGGCGTGCTGACCGAGTTGACCGGCGAGGGGCCGATCAGCGATCAGCCGCCGCGCTGA
- a CDS encoding MerR family transcriptional regulator, giving the protein MRIGELARRTGVSERSLRYYEQQGLLAAERTPGGQRDYPERAVDRVIRIQELFAAGLHSRKIAQLLPCMRDADGGPSEIADTQLVGDLTAERDRIDRLIVELRNSRAVLDDVISAAADR; this is encoded by the coding sequence ATGCGCATCGGTGAGCTGGCGCGGCGTACCGGGGTGAGCGAGCGCTCGCTGCGCTACTACGAGCAGCAGGGCCTGCTGGCCGCCGAGCGTACGCCCGGCGGCCAGCGGGACTATCCGGAGCGCGCGGTCGACCGGGTGATCCGCATCCAGGAGTTGTTCGCCGCCGGCCTGCACAGCCGGAAGATCGCCCAGCTCCTGCCGTGTATGCGGGACGCCGACGGCGGGCCGTCCGAGATCGCCGACACCCAGCTGGTCGGCGACCTGACCGCCGAACGCGACCGGATCGACCGGCTGATCGTGGAGCTGCGCAACTCCCGGGCGGTCCTCGACGACGTGATCAGCGCGGCGGCTGATCGCTGA
- a CDS encoding polysaccharide deacetylase family protein has translation MANTNLFDYSPITERAPIAWPDGKKVAFYVGLNIEHFLIDRPSTSIWPGTADLVPDALNYGWRDYGVRVGVWRTIESLDRHGIKASALLNSDVARHYPQIVEAGRQRDWAWLAHGRTNSILHTGMDPDEEKAFLTDVVDTIEAATGRRPRGWMGPGLTETFETPRLLAELGLDYVLDWTNDDQPYQLNVPGLISVPYSVELNDLGLFGKGTSGPEFVRIVRDQYEQLLADSQDSGRVMALALHPFVTGQPFRAKYVDEALAFLAAQPDVWLTTSDEIATHYTTHSTEVGSELRGRG, from the coding sequence ATGGCAAACACAAACCTCTTCGACTACAGCCCGATCACCGAGCGTGCGCCGATCGCGTGGCCGGACGGCAAGAAGGTAGCCTTCTACGTCGGGCTCAACATCGAGCACTTCCTCATCGACCGGCCGTCGACCAGCATCTGGCCCGGCACGGCCGACCTCGTGCCGGACGCGCTGAACTACGGCTGGCGCGACTACGGCGTACGCGTCGGGGTGTGGCGCACGATCGAAAGCCTGGACCGGCACGGCATCAAAGCCAGTGCGCTGCTCAACTCCGACGTCGCCCGGCACTACCCGCAGATCGTCGAGGCCGGCAGGCAGCGCGACTGGGCCTGGCTCGCCCATGGGCGTACCAACTCGATCCTGCACACCGGGATGGACCCGGACGAGGAGAAGGCGTTCCTGACCGACGTGGTGGACACCATCGAGGCGGCGACCGGGCGCCGGCCGCGGGGATGGATGGGGCCGGGGCTCACCGAGACCTTCGAGACGCCCCGGCTGCTCGCGGAACTGGGCTTGGACTATGTCCTGGACTGGACCAACGACGACCAGCCGTACCAGCTCAACGTGCCCGGTCTGATCAGCGTCCCGTACTCGGTCGAGCTGAACGACCTCGGCCTGTTCGGCAAGGGCACCAGCGGCCCCGAGTTCGTCCGCATCGTGCGGGACCAGTACGAGCAGCTGCTGGCCGACTCCCAGGACAGCGGCCGGGTGATGGCGCTGGCACTGCACCCGTTCGTGACCGGGCAGCCGTTCCGGGCCAAGTACGTCGACGAGGCGCTGGCCTTCCTGGCCGCGCAGCCAGACGTGTGGCTGACGACCAGTGACGAGATCGCCACGCACTACACGACGCACTCCACAGAGGTCGGTTCCGAGCTGCGTGGACGAGGCTGA
- a CDS encoding NAD(P)/FAD-dependent oxidoreductase: MRHVIIGAGLAGAKAAQTLRDEGFDGDITLIGAEPELPYERPPLSKGLLLGATPRDQVYVHQPDWYAESSVEIRTATTVVDIDRTAHRITTDAGDVLPYDKLLLATGSSPRRLAVPGADLDGVLYLRTLADSDRVSGALRDGVHVVIVGAGWIGLEIAAAARTRGAHVTVVETASLPLLGVLGPDLAQVFADLHRDHGVSFRFGAQLSRFDGDTAVRTVSLADGIDLPADVVIVGVGARPNDDLAVRAGLDVGNGVVVDSQHRTSDPDIFAAGDVACAFHPTFRRHIRTEHWANALDGGPEAARAMLGLPVPPDRLPFFFTDQYDLGAEYAGFAAPGDADRLVFRGDRAGREFVAFWTRDGRVLAGMNVNVWDVSDDIQRLIRTRKPVGLGMLADDEVPLSEV; the protein is encoded by the coding sequence ATGCGACACGTCATCATCGGCGCCGGGCTCGCGGGTGCCAAGGCCGCGCAGACCCTGCGCGACGAAGGCTTCGACGGCGACATCACGCTGATCGGCGCGGAGCCCGAACTGCCCTACGAACGGCCGCCGCTGTCCAAGGGCCTGCTGCTCGGCGCGACTCCGCGGGACCAGGTCTACGTTCACCAGCCCGACTGGTACGCCGAGAGCAGCGTCGAGATCCGCACGGCGACGACGGTCGTCGACATCGACCGCACCGCGCACCGGATCACGACCGACGCAGGCGACGTGCTCCCCTATGACAAACTGCTGCTGGCGACGGGATCTTCGCCACGGCGGCTGGCCGTGCCCGGAGCCGACCTGGACGGTGTGCTCTACCTGCGTACGCTCGCCGACTCCGATCGCGTCTCCGGCGCGCTGCGGGACGGCGTACACGTCGTGATCGTGGGGGCGGGCTGGATCGGCCTGGAGATCGCCGCGGCGGCCCGCACGCGCGGAGCCCACGTGACGGTCGTGGAGACCGCGAGCCTGCCGCTGCTGGGCGTGCTGGGCCCGGATCTCGCGCAGGTCTTCGCGGACCTGCATCGCGACCACGGCGTGTCGTTCCGGTTCGGCGCGCAGCTCAGCCGATTCGACGGCGACACCGCGGTACGCACGGTCAGCCTCGCGGACGGCATCGATCTGCCCGCGGACGTCGTGATCGTCGGGGTGGGCGCGCGGCCGAACGACGACCTCGCGGTCCGGGCCGGGCTCGACGTCGGCAACGGCGTCGTCGTGGACTCCCAGCACCGCACCTCCGACCCGGACATCTTCGCCGCCGGGGACGTCGCTTGCGCCTTCCACCCGACGTTCCGCCGGCACATCCGCACCGAGCATTGGGCCAACGCGCTCGACGGCGGACCCGAGGCCGCCCGCGCGATGCTCGGCCTGCCCGTGCCGCCCGACCGACTGCCGTTCTTCTTCACCGACCAATACGACCTCGGCGCCGAGTACGCCGGATTCGCCGCGCCCGGCGACGCCGACCGCCTGGTGTTCCGCGGCGACCGGGCCGGCCGAGAGTTCGTCGCGTTCTGGACCCGCGACGGGCGCGTGCTGGCCGGGATGAACGTCAACGTGTGGGACGTCAGCGACGACATCCAGCGGCTGATCCGTACGCGCAAACCGGTTGGCCTGGGCATGCTCGCCGACGACGAGGTGCCGTTGAGCGAGGTCTAA
- the folE gene encoding GTP cyclohydrolase I FolE has translation MQLTAVRPRVPERDLVAAEQAAAALLTALGLDVGSESMRETPARMVRAYADLLSPRPFRPTTFPNDEGYDELVLARDIPIRSVCEHHLLPFVGVAHVGYLPGERILGLSKLARVVELFAHGPQVQERLTKQIADWLSDQLSPKGVGVVIQAEHLCMTLRGVQATGASTVTSTLLGALREDARSRAEFLALTQPR, from the coding sequence ATGCAGCTGACCGCCGTACGGCCCCGAGTGCCCGAGCGTGACCTGGTCGCCGCCGAGCAGGCCGCCGCCGCCCTGCTGACGGCGCTGGGACTGGACGTCGGCTCGGAGAGCATGCGGGAGACTCCGGCCCGCATGGTCCGCGCCTACGCCGACCTGCTCAGTCCCCGCCCGTTCCGGCCGACCACGTTCCCGAACGACGAGGGCTACGACGAGCTGGTACTGGCCCGCGACATCCCGATCCGGTCGGTGTGCGAACACCATCTGCTGCCGTTCGTCGGCGTCGCGCACGTCGGCTACCTGCCCGGCGAGCGGATCCTGGGACTGTCCAAACTGGCCCGCGTCGTCGAACTGTTCGCGCACGGCCCGCAGGTGCAGGAGCGGCTCACCAAGCAGATCGCCGATTGGCTGTCGGATCAGTTGTCGCCCAAGGGTGTCGGCGTCGTCATCCAGGCCGAGCACCTGTGCATGACGCTGCGCGGCGTACAGGCCACCGGCGCCAGCACCGTCACCTCCACGCTGCTCGGCGCGCTGCGTGAGGACGCCCGCTCGCGCGCCGAGTTCCTCGCCCTCACCCAGCCCCGCTGA
- a CDS encoding helix-turn-helix transcriptional regulator: MAEHVWQSVSALADPVRRALFDHVRRQHRPVTREEAADACGVSRNLAAFHLDKLAETGLLRTAYEAPADRPRGRGRTPKVYSAGDDLEVAIPPRRYELIASVLAAAVAREPAHAGDAAREEAYARGRAHSTPVHGLAEAVRLLDELGFEPAIEPGSPGDSDVLVLRNCPFHALVAEQTELVCGLNHAYVEGVLSGDPALAARLAPRPDACCVEVCQRRD; encoded by the coding sequence GTGGCGGAACACGTGTGGCAGTCGGTGTCGGCGCTGGCCGATCCGGTCCGCCGTGCCCTGTTCGACCACGTACGCCGCCAGCACCGGCCGGTCACCCGCGAGGAGGCCGCCGACGCGTGCGGCGTATCCCGTAACCTCGCCGCGTTCCACCTCGACAAACTCGCCGAGACCGGGTTGCTGCGTACGGCGTACGAGGCGCCCGCGGATCGGCCCCGAGGGCGGGGGCGGACGCCGAAGGTCTACTCGGCCGGCGACGATCTCGAAGTCGCGATCCCGCCCCGGCGCTACGAACTGATCGCCAGCGTGCTCGCGGCGGCCGTCGCCCGGGAACCCGCCCATGCCGGCGACGCCGCCCGGGAAGAGGCGTACGCCCGGGGCCGGGCGCACAGCACCCCGGTGCACGGCTTGGCCGAAGCGGTGCGGCTACTAGACGAGCTCGGCTTCGAACCGGCGATCGAGCCCGGCTCGCCTGGCGATTCCGACGTGCTCGTCTTGCGAAACTGCCCGTTCCACGCCCTCGTCGCCGAGCAGACCGAACTCGTCTGCGGGCTGAATCACGCGTACGTCGAAGGGGTGCTCTCCGGCGACCCGGCGCTCGCGGCCCGGCTGGCGCCCCGGCCCGACGCGTGCTGCGTCGAGGTCTGCCAGCGTCGGGACTAG
- a CDS encoding EamA family transporter — MAEVSTVPPEHGPSLNARVFSSVPPTVLVLLGIVSVQLGSAVAKHLFPVVGSFGTVALRLFFAAAVLLLVWRPSVRLSRRAWTVVLGYGVVLGLMNLCFYLALARIPLGIAVTVEFLGPLAVALAGSRRWLDVVWVALAGSGVFLLMEGGGELDLAGLLFAVAAGALWGLYILVGAALGRHTTEGNGLALGMAIAACIAVPVGVADSGTALLHPGILIAGLGVALLSSVIPYTLDLEALRRIPPNVFGILMSLEPAVAAVIGLVVLQEALLWSQWLAVLCVVIASAGATLGARPKN; from the coding sequence GTGGCAGAAGTGAGCACCGTCCCGCCCGAGCACGGCCCGTCGCTGAACGCCCGCGTCTTCAGCTCGGTCCCCCCGACGGTGCTGGTCCTGCTCGGCATCGTCAGCGTCCAGCTCGGCTCGGCCGTGGCCAAACATCTGTTCCCCGTCGTGGGCAGCTTCGGCACGGTCGCGCTGCGGCTGTTCTTCGCGGCCGCGGTGCTCCTGCTGGTGTGGCGGCCATCGGTACGCCTGAGCCGCCGCGCCTGGACGGTCGTGCTCGGCTACGGCGTCGTCCTCGGTCTGATGAACCTCTGCTTCTATCTGGCGCTGGCCCGCATTCCGCTCGGAATCGCGGTGACCGTCGAGTTCCTCGGTCCACTGGCGGTGGCGCTGGCCGGGTCGAGACGATGGCTGGACGTCGTCTGGGTCGCGCTCGCGGGCAGCGGGGTGTTCCTGCTGATGGAGGGCGGCGGCGAGCTCGACCTCGCTGGTCTGCTGTTCGCCGTGGCCGCCGGAGCACTCTGGGGCCTGTACATCCTGGTCGGCGCGGCGCTCGGCCGGCATACCACCGAAGGCAACGGGCTGGCGCTGGGCATGGCGATCGCCGCCTGCATCGCGGTGCCGGTCGGCGTCGCCGACAGCGGGACGGCGCTGCTCCACCCCGGCATCCTGATCGCCGGACTCGGCGTGGCGCTGCTGTCGTCGGTGATCCCGTACACCCTCGACCTGGAGGCGCTGCGCCGCATCCCGCCGAACGTGTTCGGCATCCTGATGAGCCTGGAACCCGCGGTGGCGGCCGTGATCGGCCTCGTCGTGCTCCAGGAGGCGCTGCTGTGGTCGCAGTGGCTCGCGGTGTTGTGCGTGGTGATCGCCTCGGCTGGCGCAACCCTCGGCGCCCGGCCGAAGAACTAG
- a CDS encoding MarR family winged helix-turn-helix transcriptional regulator: MTDSVFQRADDPRARLIGEIISDLHLYSTHSQHIGAAFAAHNQLGHADLHALLLIMEAELAGRPITPGTLREELNFSSGAVTGVIDRLEAAGHVYRDRDTADRRKIFLRYADHGAAVARDFFRPLAGRTQNVMAEFSDEDLQRVHRFLTAIVGSMREHRDDLRTRG; encoded by the coding sequence GTGACGGACAGCGTGTTCCAGCGCGCCGACGACCCCCGGGCCAGGCTGATCGGCGAGATCATCAGCGATCTCCACCTCTACTCGACGCACTCACAGCACATCGGTGCCGCGTTCGCCGCCCACAATCAGCTCGGCCACGCCGACCTGCATGCCCTGCTCCTGATCATGGAGGCGGAGCTGGCCGGGCGGCCGATCACGCCGGGCACACTCCGCGAGGAACTCAACTTCTCGTCCGGCGCGGTCACCGGGGTCATCGACCGGCTCGAGGCCGCGGGTCACGTCTACCGGGACCGCGACACCGCCGACCGGCGCAAGATCTTCCTGCGGTACGCCGACCACGGCGCGGCCGTCGCGCGCGACTTCTTCCGCCCGCTCGCCGGGCGTACGCAGAACGTCATGGCGGAGTTCAGCGACGAGGACCTCCAGCGGGTGCACCGGTTCCTGACCGCCATCGTCGGCTCGATGCGCGAACACCGCGACGACCTGCGTACGCGCGGCTGA